A segment of the Zingiber officinale cultivar Zhangliang chromosome 8B, Zo_v1.1, whole genome shotgun sequence genome:
TGGCCGGAATTTGGCGCGATCTCGTCCAGTCGCGAGCGCGTccggaatccggccgcgatcgCGCCAGATTCCGGATGCTATCGCGACCAGAATCCAGCGGGATCGCGGCCGGATTCCAGACGCGCTCGCGACTAGACGCGATCGCGCCAAATTTCGGCCATGATCGTGCCGGTATCCGGCCGCGATCTcgccggaatccggccgcgatctCGCCGAAATCTGGCACGATCGCGTCCATTCGCGAGTGTCCAGTGGCGAGCGTCCAGTCGCGATAGCGTCCGGAGTCAGCCGAAATCGCCCCAGATTCCGGTGGGATCGCGACCGGATTCCGGCGGGATCGCGGCCGGAGGCAGTGGGTCAAGCGACCGGCAGACAGGCGGGTGGCAGCGGCGACGAGGCGCGGTTGCTTCGTTGCagcgagaagaagaaaaaaattaagaaagagaaaatattgtattaaaaaaaaataatataatatgacATGGCAGTTGGTCCGTAGCAATCCGCAGGATAGAGTCCGTAGTATAACaattctattatatatatatatatatatatatatatatatatatatatatatatataacatacgTGTGAAATGGATCTGGtttaaatctatatatatatatatatatatatatatatagagaaatcTTCTCCTGCGGTGCATTTCTCGCGGTTTTGGTGCGGTtgctttcctgatcggtctggtgaccgatcagggaacctccgctTCTCCCGGCGTTTGCCGGTGATCGGCGTTTGACGCTGGCGGAACACCCCTCAGCCGGATCACAACCGGATTTCGGTCGAATTGCGGCCGGAATCCGACCGGATCGCGGCCAGAATCGGCAGCGTTGCGTCTGCTAGCGTCGCGGCGAAGACGGCCTGATTTCGGCAGCCATCCGGTCGGATTCCGGCCGCGATTCGACCGGAATCCGGTTGTGATCCGGCCGAGGGGTGTTCCGCCAGCGTCAAACGCCGGGAGAagcggaggttccctgatcggtccaaagaccgatcaggaggttccctgatcagtcaccagaccgatcaggaaggcaaCCGCACCAAAACCGTAAGAAATACACCGCAGGAGAAGATTTCTATACATACGTGTGAAATGGATCTGGTTTAAATCTACAtcaattaggtttaattaatttgagtggtcaatttaattattaaattgcACTAGTTCACGATGTATCATATTAATTCAATTGGAGTGGGGACCTAGCATAAGTGGATGACAGTCCAATGCATAAAGGATGGTGTGATAAAAAAGATTCATTCGTTTCCGCATCCTATTAATTATTAGTCTCTAGATCAAcataaaaaagataaattataaataattattaatcattaatataaataatcaagatatgaaaaaaaatatactcGAACACGTTAGACTTTTAACCGTGAGACCTGTAGTTACAATTCTTATAATGATCTTTGGGTGGGCAGATAGGGGCTGAGcgtaattatgttttttttttccaatattaattcaattggctaatttaattaaatattgatTCGACAATTAGTTCACATTAGACATTACCCTTATAtgtattgtttatttattatttatgtgacgaaaatattaaattattcattATGACATGTGAAAGGAAGTCATATGTGTATCACGAGGAGACTACACAATTtccatatttttttcttatttgtcaaTTCAAAAGTCAAAGGAATTTATTGATGAATCTTCGATAGTATCTACAGGAATCTGGAAAATGCATGGATGTCGGTATGTGTATGACTTGGTGTAGTTCTTATCTATAAAAATGTTTGTTTTAATAAATATCGAGATTAATTTTTAATAGGTATAAAATACTGATTAGATGTGATCTTTTTCATATATCACCTCTCTACTCTTCTTACAGAAATGTGGAaagattataaaaaattatttaagaaaaagaAGTCAAATGACAATTGTATAATTGTTATCGAAACATTTATTTATATTGTGATAGAAATAAAGGGCAAACTTTTCACTAGAAATCGTATATTATCAAATCACGGAtgcttatttattattattttatttaatattttataatttttatttaatattttaattaatttaatctttactttatttataattttcaattaatatattaataaacttatgatttttaatttaattaataatttttatttaatatttaattaactcatGAACtctaatttaattatagtcatttcTTCATAATTAATTACTGCCCCGCTTATGAAAGAGCGTCTTTAAATTTTCATTACTACTCGTAAATTATACatcttaaatcttaaatcttGCATTCGCAATGATTATAATTTtctcttcaatttttcattccacAAACTTGGTTAAAAACCTTCCATTGAAAATGCCTTTATGACTTTTTCTTCATTAGGTTTTAGGACATCTTCAATTGCTAAACTCTAAATGATCTTTTTTTGTACTCCCCAatatatcatattaaaaatataaaaatttactaTTCTCTTCACTATCAGTAAACCTCCATATAACTTTTTTTGAGTCCTATATTATCAAATCACAAGAGAGGCAGACTCccccttcattttttttttcaacctcTTGACTCTTGCCCTTttctcaaaagaaaaaaaaatcttcttacTCCTTTAGGTTGTGATTTGTGAAGGTACCACACTTCCTcttatttctctcctcttttaGCCTTTTGGAAATATATATCATattatttattgttttttattgTTAATTGTTAGTTTGATGTTTTTGAGTTTTcatctattttgataataaagattttaaatcttttctattattttaaatatttattaattttatcattcAGAATTGATTTtaagtattattattttttgacatATGCTTTTATTTATTCGGTAAGTTATATGTAATATGTTAAGATATTTTtaagacaattaaatatttatgaatCATCATCTTCTTAAAAAATTGATACGGATCAGTTTGCTGAATGTTTTTTTATGAAACTTGTGTTAAAAAAATCTGAAAGATTTTCTAATAAACTTTATATTGGTTAAGATGTAATTCATCTTCCATTGGATTTAGGATTAAAACTTAGGATTATGAATTATGAACACAATATATGTGAAAGAGTTTGAAGAAAATATTATCTAAGAGGCTCATGTTAATATTTCAACTTTTTGCtagttttttaattaatataaattatattttatgattttatgtATATGAATTGTGTCCCTAACTAAAATTTATGGTCTAATTTAAATCacatatctttattttttttaaaaaaaattaatatagttatgtataattttcatttaatatatttttttggcCCACCCACATTCTCAAATTAGAGAAAAAACAACTTTGAGATTTCATtactatttttaaaatcaaaacctTAAACTTTGCGTTCACGATAATTCAAACTTtttgttcaatttttcatttCACACCAacctttcaaaaattttaaattggaGCTGcatctttcccttttttttccttGATCATGTCATCACTCATCAACACCATGTGTTTATTTCAACTATCTAAAATTAATAGTCATCCGTAATTTATCTTTTCGATATTAATTTAAGAACGGACTGACAAAGATATTATAGGTGAACAAATCATCTTTTTACCATCATATATATCAATGTTCTTATCAATCGGAATCTGAACCCTTAATTTTGATTACTTTTacaatttaaaaacatttttaaaaaaacgaAAGAAGGGAAATGGACTTTGATAGGGCAAAATGAATCGTCTCTTTGTTGCACTTTTTTACAtcattatatattaattaatttaatccatcCAAAACTTTAATTGTTAACAAATTCCAAAACTCTTTGCAATATGAGAGTAAATTGTATTAATTACTTTTGACTGAATTAAATTGGCcagcaaaattttaattgattgatgTAAAAGTTTAAGCTAAATTTATATATGACTAATTCTTTttgtgtagttttttttttataatttaaatgttCGAGTTTTGCACGATTAGTTGCAGAGATAGACGACCTTTTGTATGATTCACGCACAACCTATCCTTTTGTGCTTTTTAATTCCTCATGTTATAAACTTCTCAATcatgtaatataatatataaatatacataaatttatattttaatctataaattaGACTTAATAGGGATCCATCATGTCCATGTAATTGTACAACCAAGGACGAGAATACACCAGGTACATGCAATAGTGTAATCAGGACAAAGCTAAGAATTTCATATAAAGAGGTAAGATATATATGTTTATATTGAGGGGAAGTGATCATTGAACCATGTCGTTTCCTCCCATTCACCTCTTTCACTCCTTATTCATATACCCCATatattttttatacttaaaaattgAGAGAGATGGCCGCCACCATCGTCCCCCCTTTGGTTCTATCCGTGAGTACAATTCCAACAACAAGCTATTGTAATGgaattttctttataaaaaattaatttaattttttatatcaaatattaaattgataagaacaaatattacaATTGATATTAGCTAAAAGGCGGAGAAAAACATGCTTTCTAATGTTATTGGTCTAATGTATTTATAGAAGTTTATCTCTTCGTGGTGTTATTAATCTTATAATATAGGATTAAAGAGAATCATGATATTACATATTCTTTATataaaaaggatattaacgtaattTTATTTGGAACAGTTAATTAGTAAAGAGTTTAGATTGTTCAGATTCATAAAATAATAAGATAATGTATTTAGAAACATGTAAACCACGAAACATGCAAGTCCCATTTGATATGAATTCAAACTCTTTCGATTATCAAATTTagttaggggtgtaatcgagctgaGTCAAGCtgaactcttgaatatttgagtttgacttgtttataatcgagtcgagctcgaactttatttaacgaatatgtTCATAATTCATGAGCTTATTCAAATTTTTATTCAGtctaaacgagtttaataaatataaattataaatttagaaatttattaaaaactaaattatatatttaagaaaattataatatttttattaaaatttataattttattataataaataaatttaatatatttatctatatgtttcatacgaagagtgtaaaatctataaattcaatatcaaagttgattcataagtttaacgaacatgttcacgagctaatgaaccgaatattgtgaagcttgaacttgatttgtttattttaacaagtcttattaaacgagctcaaacgaattTTTATCGAATCAAATTTTGAATAGTTCATGAACGACCtaattcatttacacccctatgtATAATCCTTTTAGAGCTTAAAACTACGACCAAAGAGCATGAacatattttattcattaatcATGGATTCGACTTCAAAATTGCATATCCAAAGCTTTGAGTAGCAATCGATTCAACACTTCGATTCAGACAAGCAAAGATTAATAGTAAGTAATTCGTCATGCAAACAAATGAGGCGATATGAGTTGCTCGAAGGAGTGCTTCAGGCAACTCACTTGGCCAAAGTGAGACATTTAGATATTAGAAAATCACAAGTGTACGAGATAAAGGCAAAATTatgatgaattaattaattttcaattccAAAGTCAAACTTATTGAACAATTTGCATTGGAAGGGTAATAATAGATTACACAAAGTAAAACTTGTTCATGTAATCTCAAATTAATTGTGTAATAAATAGCTTACATGGCCTCacttaatctaaaattaaatccATCTTTTGATTAATTAGCTTTCATAATAATCTAACAATGCGAGACAACTCCTAAAAGGGTAAAGAGTAGTTCGGTACACGAAACTCCTGTCAATACGAGTCAGTCTTACGTTACATTGTAAGAAGTTATTTTCATGACTTGAACCTGTGACCTCAAGATCACACTGCAACTTTAACAATGCCAGACAATTCCTGACTTGAAATTTTCAAATGAAAAAAGAAAGCACCCCTCCAAAACAAGTGAAAATAATAACTACTTCAGCTTGGACTTGGCAGAGCTCTTGAGTGGCTTAGCCGTGGGTGCAACCTGAGCTCTCTTTACTGCCTTACTCGCGTTTGTCTTGATCGATGAGAAAGCGCAAACGAGCGCTATCAGAATCGTAGGGTAGACATAAACAGCTTGTGCCGGATCTGTATTTGCTGGCTTTCCAAGGACCCCTTCTTTGACGAGGCCCCAAACAATCAGTAGTGTCCCGAACAGGGTCATCCTTCCGGGGCTTATGAGACCGACGAGTGCCCCTGCAACGGAGAAGTAGCTACCCGCAAGAACCTACAAGAGATCAGCTATTAGTTTTAGGGAAATCAAATGGAGAAATGTATCGTCAGCAATTTGTGTGTTTGAATGAACCTCTAGACGCTGGAGATCAACAACCGGCGAAGCATTTTTTGCTTCTGTCAGGTTGTACGCGTCGAGCAAACTGCCCCAGTTTGGCAAGGTCTTGTTGGCGGCAAGGCTGCGCACGACGGCCCCGGGATAGAGGAGGGCCTTCACCACAGGTGCAGGGAATATTTCATTTGCAATCAATTGCGAAGATGTCACCTGGATGGGTGTTGTACAAAGCCCTGACCTGCATGGGATtctaagaaaacaaaagaaagaaaaaccaatttttaattgaaacaagggaaattataaatatttctttccttttcacAATTTCATTTCAAAAGCATACAATCGGGCCATCTTTTCTATGAGAATTAACAGTGAAATAGTTCTTTAAGCTATATAACAGCACTAAAAGCAAGCAAAAATGTGTGCACAGACACATATTTGGCTTCTGTCTCATCAACGGTGAGAACATCTGTTTAAATTCCAACTTTGAGAATAAGCTTCCCATGTGATTATGCAAATCAATCTAAGTGATTGACATCTTTCTTCATAGCTCCTATAAGAAGAAACAGTTGACTAGTCTATTAGATAAAAGTTTCAATTATTGAGTCATTGCCACTGACGGTAGGAGAGGGCTTACAGTTAAGTTATGGAAATTGAGAGGAGaatagaggaaagagaagaggaagaaagataAGATAAGAATAAACATAAAGAAGAGAGGGTCAAAGACATGGAGAGAGATAAATAGAAGCGGAGAAAAAAGATCCAAAAAAGGGTTTAAAGTTGGTTATTAAATAAAAAAGACGGAAAAATTATCATATAAAAGCATCTTGCTTAGGATGGTTTCATGCCATATCACAGATATACTGTAAGAATTTGATGCAAATATGCAGGGTCTTCAGTGGCTCATCCAAAGTAATGAACATAGTGACATCAAATAAATGAAATGTAAGAAAATTGGTATTAGTATATGATATTGAATCGGGTCTAAATATTGATTATTGATCAATCTACTATCAGTATCTTGTAACAAATGTTTAAAGGATAATAACAGAGAGAACATCAACACAAAAGCGTTGTTCAATAGTCATACATGACAGAAAGAGGGTTAAAGATGCCAAAAATAAATAAGGGATTGAAATCCACGAAAATTGAAGTCGAGGATTATCACATCAGAAGATAAAAGGGAAAAAAACACTAATGTATTAGCTTACAAAGTATTCCATGGAGGTTGCTAACATGTTTAACCAGTGCAAGATGAACAAATGAATAAAACAAAATTCTACATGAAAATAGGGGGATGAGATCGATCAAAGAATGACAGAAGAAAAaccttaaatgcttttccaaatACATCAACCAAATGGTCAGCTTAGCAGAGTTCAAAACAATCTATATTCCAGagaatttattatatattctattgACTCATTTTCATATTAAAGCTCCGACATTTTTTAACCAATCTATCAAATAATTCAGAGGTTTCTTATTATGTAAGGCATGCCATCTGGATGTAAGGGAATCTTCATATTTTTGACAATAAATTTATGACTGCTACCAAACAACTTGTCTGATTAGATGCATCATACATAAGCATGGTATAGATTTTTTACTGTAATACCTGAACTTACAACCAATTTAGGATACCAATTGACAATGCCACAATTTCTATAAGCTTGAAGAGTTTATGGATCATGTGGAAGAGAAGGACAGCCTTAATTATTCTCAGGATAACCTTGCAAAAACTTTGCATATAGTGATCAGGAGGAAGATGGTCATATTAGCTAATTCGATCTCCTGCTGTTCAGCAATGACAATGCTATTACATAAATTGGGATTGAATGTATATATGATTGCAATATCTTATGTCTATAACTGGTGTAGGGCACCATATACCGAAGCATAATTACTAGTTGAACGAGCCGAAGAcggaaaaaaaaaagtgaactTGCTACAATCAACAAACAAAATAACATGAGAATAGCGAAGAGGGCAACAAGATTAGAGTAGATCCATAACTAGATTCCATAAAACAAAGTCAAATCAGCCGATTCAAACAGTCAAATCAGATTTTCTGTCACGCAGATCCAAATCATAGGATGAGCTCAGAAACGAAGGAAGGTCGAGCTCAACAAACACAAACAACATGGTTCATTTGGGGGCGAAATCCACTACATAATCTCAGATCGGGAAGTGAAAGCGCCATGAAAGCGATAGGAAAACTCAATTTTGACATCGGACGCttgaaaagaaaaccaaaaaaaaacatTCCATGCCGCTTTGTGGGGGAAAAATTGGTTACCTGAAAATGGGGATTTGGAAGATGATGAGGACGAAGTAGACGCGGGAGGCGATCCGTGAGACGTTGCCGCCAATCCATCGGTTCTTCGACGGCGGCGACGAAGAGGAGGAAACCATGAGGGAGAATGGGAGAGCCTTGACCAAGAGAAAGGCGATCGATCGGTTCGCCTCCTGGAAATAAAAGGTTTTAGAATCAAGTCCTTATAATTTGTGAATAAACAAACATGGCCACTAATCAAAGCGTGGCTTCTTAAAATAATGATAATTGAAATTCTCTCGGGGTTTTAATCATGAAAaacaatatatttttaaaaggaaaagcaaaaaaaaaaaatgacattttttttaaaaaaaaattctttatcgtcaaaagggaaaaaaaatagagGATAAAAAAAATTGGATTAAAAAAAGAGTATTCTTGTTATTGTTGTgtctttattttgaaaaaaaaatttaaaaggtattattattattattataaccgGTATAATatagaataaaattatttaattaattaaaatatattttattaatttaattaaaattattcaaacttaattaataataactattatatatatatatatatatatatattataataaaagaaTATCTTAGAAAAagcaaaagatgataaattattttttattcacTTTATCATGAGAAAAATATAaccgataaaaaaaataaaaggaccgTTGTTATTGTTGACTCTATATTTCgaggaaaaaaatattaaaaggtatcttttttatttttatttttatttttcctaattttcaTGTTTATGTTTTACTTGATTAATTATGGAGGTAGACGCTTTCCTCTAAATCACAGCTTAGACAATgcctattaaaaataaataaaatataatttatacataGAGACTATAAATAATTCTGATTCTCTTATTTGTTCGTATCCTTTTCTAagtatattatattttaatttaattaaaagtcttatataaaaaatatttattacattaaaaataagtttttatagacttaattaaaattacttctatattattattataataattatcatCCAATGTACTGGGAACAATAACTTAGTTGCTTATTAAGAGAAGATTTTTTACTTCACAAAGAGTTTTTCTTTCAATCTTGCACATACGAAAACAAACAGATAAAATGTCAGCGCCTAAAAATCAAGAGAAGTCCTTGGTAAAGACCTTTTAAcactcaagtcagtataaaattcGAACTAGTGAGTGAAGAACAATAGAGAACGTGCGTGTGAAAATAAATTTCAGATGTTCAGAGAACATACCTCGCCAAGATCGGCTGAAGCTTATTTGAGGCTCTAAGTGGGAAAAAAAATTTAGGCCTTTgtcattcttttaaaaaaaatccctcatattttttcatttagatttgggATCGAAACtggtgatttaattttttttttaataaattaaatattaattaaaaaaatatttttttatacaatttaatttgttcacttttaaataaaaattattaattaaattttcacatTCAAATTTCTCATAACCTAATTGAGAGAAATATGAGCTTTATAATATTAAACAAagtattattattagatataataatacACTTCAAGTAAATAATAAGTTTataattcacttagctaaaaataagtaaaattgttttaaaatgaagAAAAATAGAAGTATGTAAAGATTGAGAGAACAatacttacaaaaaaaaaaagaacaaaattaaggaaataagaataataaaatagGATAACAGTAAAAAAATCATGCTCCCAGGCTCAATTTATCATCATCAGTGAGTACAAAAAACAaatcaataaaaaataatgtaTAAAATAACAAAACTGAATACAATCTTTAGAAAATAAAGATCACAATAAAACCAAACTAACTATTATCATTTAAAGATCACAATAAAACCAAACTAactattatcatttatcaaaaactAAATGAAATTCTTTTTAAGcacaaagtaaaagaaaaaacaaaCCATATTTTTCATTACCTAAATCAGAACAATTGTAAATGATATAATGAAGATAAAAGGAAAATCGAATAACTTATTACTgtaaatatatctaaataaaaattaaacttgaagTAAAATGGTAGAAGTATGTAACTCATTAttgctaaaaaataataaaatcttccaTTTTGATCCGACACAATATGGATGAATGCATCAACATTTTAATTTAATCAAGCAAGCAACATTATAGCACTGACCAGATCAATGTATTAGTGTTAGATGCggtttctcttctccaatctcaACGAGAAAGAGATACACAAAGAGGAGGAGttagaaaaggagaagaggggaaacttaaaaaaaaactagtatttttattttacattatatcgataagataaaaaaattttaattcatatttttattaattaaaggaGAAACACATTACCAATGAATGAGAAATATAATGAGAGTACGCTGAAAGATACTGAATATGAATAAattgaattttataaaataacatctataattaaaaatgaatttaatttgtaaaaaaaatgtcCTCTATCCATTAAACCTAATGAGATCTTTATAAAACAACCTAACTAGGGGTGCTCTGGTTATGACATTGTTACCTATTGACTGAGGTGCCAGGTTCAAGCCCCCACCTGCACATGCTCTTATTAATTTAAGTCCCTATTTTGGGCACTGTTGACTGAGGTGCCGCGTTCGAGCCCTCTTATCAACTCTTTATCCGTCGGATACGTGGTACTGAGGCTCCCCAAAAAATCCTTTCGGAGGTTTCTAAGGTATAGGGCCGCGGAGCGGTGGGCCCAGTCATGTTAAAAAGTTTACCCTACCTTAGTTTCGTCCCTGGGGCCATGGTACTGCGGTAAAACATTCAGGTTGTCTCCCAGGCACCTGCGGTTCGAATCCCAGCTACGgcgtatttgcaggaattttttctctaaattggGGGGGGGGTGTAATCAAAAGATGCTGGGCTTTTGGGCTGGCCGCCgcatgcgcttcccgatttatcctggtggtcggtgggaaacttccgtgggactgGGCCGATCACCCCTAGAGATAGTCAAcgaggctaactgggattatcattttttcatttttaatgagATCTTTATAAAATCCAAAATTTTGATAGATTGagattatataaatatttaatcacGTGGGTCTATTCTTttccattatttttaaaaaatatacataaaaatatatttaatatattaaaaataatgatcTCAAATTTTAAAGAATGagattttacaattttttatcaCGTGAGCCATATTTTTTCCATtctctttaaaaatatataaaaatatatttaatatattaaaaataatatgccCCAATAAAAATTGGGGCCATAGGCATAAGTCTTAATGACATATGTATAAAGCCGGTCCTATACATTGCCAATGGAGAAGACCccttttatataccacctctcataaacCTTCGCAATCATGAGATGACGAAGTATGTTAGAGATTATTAGATAAAGTAAAGTGTATAATCTAAACAATGTGCAATAATTGTCCACGGAATCTTCTatttatccatatatatatatatatatatatatatatatatatatatatatatatatatattatattgtcGTTTATAGCTTATGCCGTTATTGAGGCTGTTGAAAAAAATATGCTGTCATAAGTAGTTTGCTGACGAGAAACAAGATGTTCTCTAAAGAAGGttctagaagaatattctctgacacgtATTTGCTATTCTGACAGATTATTAGGAGTCTCTACTCATATTGTCGGCTGAGTATATCTCGCTTGGCCTATAAGTTCGACCGTCTTTGTGTCTGTTCTCGTATTAAGCTGCTTTGTTATATATTGAATGCTATTTAGAAATTCGTTcagaaaataatatgatgcattgGGCGTACTGGAAATCCATCTTGGGAGGCAATATAAAGTGAAGTACTTTAGGTCCTATCAGACTTTTGTCTGGCCGGGTCTATAACCCCGTCCGATTCCATTATCAAACAGATTCACAGGCGCATGGTCTCGTGGCAACCTGTAAGTTG
Coding sequences within it:
- the LOC122017195 gene encoding uncharacterized protein LOC122017195, yielding MVSSSSSPPSKNRWIGGNVSRIASRVYFVLIIFQIPIFRIPCRSGLCTTPIQVTSSQLIANEIFPAPVVKALLYPGAVVRSLAANKTLPNWGSLLDAYNLTEAKNASPVVDLQRLEVLAGSYFSVAGALVGLISPGRMTLFGTLLIVWGLVKEGVLGKPANTDPAQAVYVYPTILIALVCAFSSIKTNASKAVKRAQVAPTAKPLKSSAKSKLK